In the Nicotiana tabacum cultivar K326 chromosome 16, ASM71507v2, whole genome shotgun sequence genome, one interval contains:
- the LOC107781928 gene encoding LOW QUALITY PROTEIN: E3 ubiquitin-protein ligase WAV3-like (The sequence of the model RefSeq protein was modified relative to this genomic sequence to represent the inferred CDS: inserted 2 bases in 1 codon) has protein sequence MGTGWRRAFCTTVPRDREPHFVDKHAQDSQQQNGQQIPSPSPSPRSCTKLGFLSSSNPSTPRLRCKTNKANSNDINSLISPKLHCKTTPKSNTKSPRSFLGSNPSSPRSPFSILKNTLRLSKQSCGVCTQXVKSGQGMAIYTAECSHTFHFPCIASHVRKQSNLVCPVCNSTWKDVPLLAIHKLQQHQDQQQQQESYPNTPTKKQEKTQTLSPNVKTYYKPEQQQCDFKAYNDDEPLLTPRAGAKFVPIPEVNEEQYEDEEEVEEFRGFFVNPISSDEAFANQRENNRGVEVSLMPEAAIVSVGRTHETYAVVVKVKAPPPPPMSPAGNANTGPGNFLGLARRASIDLVTVLDVSGSMSGAKLQMLKRAMRLVISSLGSADRLSIVAFSATPKRLLPLRRMTQQGQRSARRIVDRLVCSQGSCMGEALRKATKVLEDRRERNPVASIMLLSDGQDEKIQGSNTQNRRSDSTHVSSTRFGHIEIPVHSSGFGKKAGYSYEPAEDAFSKCVGGLLSVVVQDLKIQLDFSSGSDPAEVAAVYSYNGRPTVLGSSCVRLGDLYAEEERELLLEVKVPTMTNGSHHVLSVRCCYKDPASQEAVYGREHSLLVPRPQSVRSSIPKIERLRNLFITTRAIAESRRLVEHNELSSAMQLLSSARALLIQSGSAFVDEYVRGLEAELTEVQWRKQYQKQIEQQKLIQRQRMNEREIGLFLDENGEPLTPTSAWRAAEKLAKVATMRKSMNRVSDLHGFENARF, from the exons ATGGGAACAGGTTGGAGAAGAGCTTTTTGCACAACAGTCCCAAGAGATAGAGAACCTCATTTTGTTGATAAACATGCACAAGATTCTCAACAACAAAATGGACAACAAATCCCAAGCCCAAGTCCTAGTCCAAGAAGCTGTACAAAGCTTGGTTTTTTATCAAGTAGCAATCCTTCTACTCCTCGTTTGCGTTGTAAAACCAATAAAGCAAATTCCAATGATATCAACAGCCTTATTAGTCCCAAACTCCATTGCAAAACAACCCCAAAATCTAACACCAAAAGCCCAAGAAGTTTTCTTGGTTCCAATCCATCTTCTCCAAGATCTCCCTTTTCAATTCTTAAGAACACACTCCGTCTCTCCAAA CAAAGCTGTGGAGTTTGTACACA TGTGAAATCAGGACAAGGAATGGCAATATACACAGCAGAATGCTCTCATACTTTTCATTTTCCTTGCATTGCTTCTCATGTTAGAAAACAGAGCAATTTGGTTTGTCCTGTTTGTAATTCCACTTGGAAAGATGTACCCCTTTTAGCCATTCATAAACTTCAACAACACCaagatcaacaacaacaacaagaatcaTATCCCAATACCCCaaccaaaaaacaagaaaagacacAAACTTTGTCACCAAATGTGAAAACTTATTACAAACCAGAGCAGCAGCAGTGTGATTTCAAAGCTTATAATGATGATGAACCCCTTTTGACTCCTAGAGCAGGAGCTAAATTTGTTCCAATACCAGaagtaaatgaagaacaatatgaagatgaagaagaagttgaagaaTTTCGTGGGTTTTTCGTGAATCCCATTTCAAGTGATGAAGCATTTGCTAATCAAAGAGAGAATAACAGAGGTGTTGAAGTTAGTTTGATGCCCGAAGCTGCTATTGTTTCAGTTGGGAGAACTCATGAAACTTACGCTGTTGTAGTGAAGGTCAAAGCGCCACCACCTCCACCAATGTCTCCGGCGGGGAATGCTAATACCGGGCCGGGCAATTTTCTAGGCCTGGCTCGGCGTGCATCGATTGATTTGGTGACTGTGTTGGATGTGAGCGGTAGCATGAGTGGAGCTAAGCTTCAGATGTTAAAACGAGCTATGAGATTGGTTATTTCGTCTCTCGGCTCAGCTGATCGGCTTTCTATCGTGGCTTTTTCGGCTACGCCGAAGAGGTTACTTCCTTTGAGGAGAATGACTCAACAAGGTCAACGCTCGGCTCGGCGCATTGTTGACCGGCTTGTTTGTAGCCAAGGGTCTTGTATGGGCGAAGCTTTGAGGAAAGCAACAAAAGTACTTGAAGATCGGCGGGAGAGAAATCCAGTGGCTAGCATTATGCTGTTATCGGACGGTCAAGATGAGAAAATCCAGGGAAGTAACACTCAAAATCGACGGTCAGATTCCACCCACGTGTCTTCCACCCGTTTTGGTCATATAGAAATCCCGGTTCACTCTTCTGGCTTTGGTAAAAAAGCTGGCTACAGCTATGAACCGGCCGAAGATGCTTTCTCAAAATGTGTTGGCGGTTTATTGAGTGTTGTGGTTCAAGATCTGAAAATCCAGCTGGATTTTTCTTCCGGTTCGGATCCGGCTGAAGTGGCAGCGGTTTATTCTTATAATGGTCGGCCAACTGTTCTCGGCTCGAGCTGTGTTCGGCTCGGTGATCTCTACGCCGAGGAGGAAAGAGAGTTACTATTAGAAGTAAAGGTCCCAACAATGACTAATGGGTCACACCATGTGTTATCCGTTAGATGCTGTTACAAGGACCCCGCAAGTCAAGAAGCAGTATATGGAAGAGAACATTCTTTGTTGGTTCCAAGACCTCAATCCGTTCGATCATCCATTCCTAAGATCGAACGGTTGAGGAATCTCTTCATAACTACGAGAGCAATCGCTGAGTCTCGAAGATTAGTCGAGCATAACGAGCTATCTAGCGCGATGCAATTATTATCATCGGCTCGAGCATTGTTGATACAATCCGGCTCGGCTTTTGTAGACGAGTATGTTAGAGGCTTAGAAGCCGAGCTTACCGAAGTGCAGTGGAggaaacaatatcaaaagcaGATAGAGCAACAAAAATTGATCCAACGGCAGAGAATGAACGAGAGGGAAATCGGTTTGTTCTTAGATGAAAATGGCGAGCCGCTAACGCCTACATCGGCTTGGAGAGCAGCTGAAAAACTAGCTAAAGTGGCTACAATGAGGAAGTCGATGAATAGAGTCAGCGATTTGCACGGCTTTGAAAATGCTAGATTTTAA
- the LOC142170184 gene encoding secreted RxLR effector protein 161-like → MAAKKVMRYLQRTKDFMLVYKKVDDLDLLVYSDSDFAGCQDTMKSTSRYIFMLSGGAISWKSEKQSITTTSTMEAEFIACFETASHAVWMKNFLTKLQILDFISKPVIIFCDNSAAVFFPKNNKRTRSSKHASLKFLKVRDMVKEGDICIDHISTDSMLVDL, encoded by the coding sequence ATGGCtgcaaagaaagtgatgagatatcTACAACGCACCAAAGACTTCATGCTTgtatataaaaaggttgatgatCTGGATCTTCTAGTATATTCAGATTCTGATTTTGCAGGTTGTCAAGACACTATGAAATCAACTTCTAGGTATATATTTATGTTGAGTGGAGGTGCTATTTCTTGGAAAAGTGAGAAGCAAAGTATCACTACTACATCTACAATGGAAGCTGAGTTTATTGCTTGTTTTGAGACTGCTTCACATGCCGTATGGATGAAGAATTTTCTTACTAAATTGCAAATTCTGGATTTTATATCTAAGCCAGTGATTATTTTCTGTGACAATAGTGCAGCTGTGTTCTTCCCCAAGAATAACAAGAGAACAAGAAGCTCTAAGCATGCTAGCCTTAAGTTTCTTAAGGTTAGAGACATGGTAAAAGAAGGTGATATATGTATTGACCATATTAGCACAGATTCTATGTTGGTTGATCTTTGA